In Heterodontus francisci isolate sHetFra1 chromosome 48, sHetFra1.hap1, whole genome shotgun sequence, a single window of DNA contains:
- the LOC137357303 gene encoding transmembrane protein 272-like: MVNDMDLERSLYTPLLRTIEEPPVSPMASVCMKIMTSLLAIASITIGTVYLDSCTKQYLIPIYLIVSGSFTLFFVMVSLVSCTPNDESNILAFHKIGHIWQTLVSLFSLIWFITGNVWIYRIYEPDYIDKTSPNYCDKTLYLFAFWTTTVTYILLGIALFLGLCGLFCACALGGTMWIGRRTG; this comes from the exons ATGGTGAACGACATGGACCTAGAACGTAGCTTGTACACTCCACTCCTCCGGACTATTGAAGAGCCTCCAGTTTCCCCAATGGCATCAG TGTGCATGAAAATTATGACCTCTCTACTGGCGATTGCCTCTATCACTATTG GCACTGTGTATTTAGATTCTTGTACCAAGCAAtacttgattccaatttacctcatTGTTTCTGGAAGCTTTACACTCTTCTTTGTGATGGTATCACTGGTTTCGTGTACCCCAAATGATGAGAGCAACATTTTGGCCTTCCATAAAATTGGCCACATTTGGCAAACTCTGGTATCGCTGTTCTCTCTCATCTGGTTTATAACAG GAAATGTTTGGATCTACAGAATCTACGAGCCAGATTATATTGACAAAACCTCTCCTAATTACTGTGATAAAACATTATACCTTTTTGCCTTCTGGACCACCACTGTCACTTACATCCTGCTTGGGATCGCACTGTTTCTAGGACTTTGTGGCCTGTTCTGTGCATGTGCTTTAGGTGGAACGATGTGGATTGGGCGGAGAACTGGCTAA